A genome region from Methylobacterium sp. FF17 includes the following:
- a CDS encoding molybdopterin-dependent oxidoreductase has product MPRNPDDAARLRALRRDIAPELAGLERRMVLRGGLSLGALTLLSGCDLSTGSNGTLADRVLWTMSRANDRVQQWLFDPATLAPTYPASMIDTPFRFNAYYPPDNIPEIDTATWKLDVGGRVADKASWTLAKLRALPQESQITRHICIEGWSQIGQWSGVPLRTFLERTGADLTAKYVGFKCTDRYYGSLDMPSALHPQTILALDFAGQTLAPEYGYPVRVRVPTKLGFKSPKHIAEIFVTNDYPGGYWEDQGYNWFSGI; this is encoded by the coding sequence ATGCCCCGCAATCCCGACGACGCCGCCCGCCTGCGGGCCCTGCGCCGCGACATCGCCCCGGAACTGGCCGGCCTCGAACGCCGCATGGTCCTGCGCGGCGGCCTCTCGCTCGGCGCCCTGACCCTTCTCTCCGGCTGCGACCTCTCCACGGGGAGCAACGGCACCCTGGCCGACCGGGTGCTCTGGACGATGTCGCGGGCCAACGACCGGGTGCAGCAGTGGCTGTTCGACCCGGCGACCCTGGCCCCGACCTACCCGGCCTCGATGATCGACACGCCGTTCCGCTTCAACGCCTATTACCCGCCGGACAACATCCCGGAGATCGACACGGCGACCTGGAAGCTCGACGTCGGCGGCCGCGTCGCCGACAAGGCGTCCTGGACGCTCGCGAAGCTGCGCGCCCTGCCGCAGGAGAGCCAGATCACCCGGCACATCTGCATCGAGGGCTGGAGCCAGATCGGTCAGTGGAGCGGCGTGCCCCTGCGGACCTTCCTGGAGCGCACCGGCGCGGACCTGACCGCGAAGTATGTCGGCTTCAAATGCACCGACCGCTATTACGGCAGCCTCGACATGCCGAGCGCGCTCCACCCGCAGACCATCCTGGCCCTCGACTTCGCCGGCCAGACGCTGGCTCCCGAATACGGCTATCCCGTGCGGGTGCGGGTGCCGACCAAGCTCGGCTTCAAGAGCCCCAAGCACATCGCGGAGATCTTCGTGACCAACGATTATCCGGGCGGCTACTGGGAGGACCAGGGCTACAACTGGTTCAGCGGGATCTGA
- a CDS encoding HIT domain-containing protein — protein MSTDFTLDPRLAADTVHVGDLALCSVLLMDDARFPWLILVPRRAGASEITDLGPDDAHALMDEMRLATGVMLELAKPDKVNVAALGNMVPQLHVHVIGRFRSDPAWPKPIWGVGTATPYPHHARAQMIERIGALFAAA, from the coding sequence ATGAGCACCGACTTCACCCTCGACCCGCGGCTTGCCGCCGACACCGTGCATGTGGGCGACCTCGCCCTGTGCAGCGTCCTCCTCATGGACGATGCCCGCTTCCCCTGGCTGATCCTGGTGCCGCGCCGGGCCGGCGCCAGCGAGATCACCGATCTCGGGCCGGACGACGCCCACGCCCTCATGGACGAGATGCGCCTCGCCACCGGGGTGATGCTGGAACTGGCCAAGCCCGACAAGGTCAACGTCGCGGCCCTCGGCAACATGGTGCCCCAGCTCCACGTCCACGTGATCGGGCGCTTCCGCTCCGATCCCGCCTGGCCGAAGCCGATCTGGGGCGTCGGCACCGCGACCCCCTACCCGCACCACGCGCGCGCCCAGATGATCGAGCGCATCGGCGCCCTGTTCGCGGCGGCCTGA